In a genomic window of Oreochromis aureus strain Israel breed Guangdong linkage group 13, ZZ_aureus, whole genome shotgun sequence:
- the LOC120443313 gene encoding E3 ubiquitin-protein ligase TRIM39-like isoform X1: protein MGTMEETLKCPVCQDFFIDPVTLQCGHDFCLTCIQAVWETDLSDEGPFFCPECQIFLPSDLTLKVNADLQTKVKDFTTKTLSAAEQQAAASTSETKSSSAICCDQCIEMPSVAIRTCLTCDASLCQAHALLHQQRSALREHTVVEVTSDPLSLKCREHRDELKLFCMEEKVPVCCLCVLVGTHKHHKASQLHEAKADFKSMLETTMNQLLKRRSEAEHAIKDLESLYTQTVTSAAEFRERISDKYSRIHVVLNGDERLMMQIIDAEETCMTEWLEAQRSIVEAQIKEIDAFRASSKSLLQETNDLRFLQQITSQNLCDPLDFAPIREVNRDLCDPEKLRTVERLVDELSVALSQHFPRMWSYLSSPVLDFKTAHPKLELSQDRKQVYWRRQPFGEGQSPQPYDSQYSVLAQESFTGGQHYWEVIVQDKPFWMIGVTTGSVDKKASLSQSSSSLGVNNTSWCIYYGDGQYLACHDTQEKQLSVGKRVRKLGILANLQKGELSFYDADAMRLLHSFCVQWTEPLYPIFNPCIDMNGVNTQPLTLFWIKDPWDWHTREEKSELTGTI, encoded by the exons ATGGGGACCATGGAGGAAACTTTGAAGTGTCCTGTGTGCCAGGATTTCTTCATTGATCCTGTGACGCTGCAGTGCGGACATGACTTCTGCCTCACCTGTATACAGGCTGTCTGGGAAACCGATCTGTCTGATGAGGGGCCTTTCTTCTGCCCAGAGTGTCAGATATTTCTCCCCTCTGACCTCACTCTGAAGGTAAATGCAGACCTTCAGACCAAAGTAAAGGACTTCACCACTAAGACGCTGtcagcagcagagcagcaagCAGCAGCTTCAACTAGTGAAACTAAATCATCATCAGctatctgctgtgaccagtgCATAGAGATGCCATCAGTAGCCATAAGAACCTGCCTGACTTGCGATGCTTCGCTGTGCCAGGCTCACGCCCTGCTCCACCAACAGAGGTCTGCTCTAAGGGAGCACACAGTGGTGGAGGTGACCAGTGATCCACTGTCTCTGAAGTGCAGGGAGCACCGCGATGAGCTTAAGCTCTTCTGTATGGAGGAAAAGGTAcctgtgtgctgtttgtgtgtcctgGTTGGCACGCACAAACATCACAAAGCCTCTCAACTGCACGAAGCCAAAGCAGACTTTAAG AGTATGCTTGAGACCACAATGAACCAACTACTAAAGAGGAGAAGTGAAGCCGAACATGCCATCAAAGACCTGGAGTCACTGTATACACAAACAGTG acctctgctgcagagtttagAGAGAGAATCTCCGACAAGTACAGCAGAATCCACGTCGTGCTGAATGGCGATGAGCGTCTGATGATGCAGATTATAGACGCAGAGGAGACATGCATGACAGAGTGGCTGGAGGCCCAGAGGAGCATCGTAGAGGCTCAGATCAAAGAGATAGATGCATTCAGAGCCTCCAGCAAATCCCTTCTCCAGGAAACCAATGATCTCCGGTTCCTGCAG cAAATCACATCACAGAATCTTTG tgATCCCTTGGATTTTGCTCCAATCCGAGAAGTAAACAGAGACCTCTGTGACCCTGAGAAGCTGAGAACAGTAGAGAGGCTGGTGGATGAACTCTCGGTGGCTCTGTCACAACATTTTCCACGAATGTGGTCAT ACTTAAGTTCTCCTGTTCTAGACTTCAAAACAGCTCATCCAAAGCTGGAGTTATCCCAAGACAGAAAACAAGTTTACTGGAGGCGCCAACCTTTCGGTGAAGGACAGAGCCCTCAGCCATATGACTCACAGTATAGCGTCCTTGCTCAGGAGAGTTTTACAGGTGGCCAGCACTACTGGGAAGTCATTGTCCAAGACAAGCCCTTCTGGATGATAGGTGTGACCACGGGGTCAGTCGATAAAAAAGCCAGTTTAAGCCAGAGTTCTTCCAGTCTGGGTGTAAATAACACATCTTGGTGCATCTACTATGGAGACGGACAGTACCTGGCGTGCCACGATACTCAGGAAAAGCAGCTGTCAGTTGGAAAGAGAGTCAGAAAGCTAGGCATACTTGCAAACCTCCAGAAGGGGGAGCTGTCATTCTATGATGCCGACGCTATGAGGCTGCTTCACTCCTTCTGTGTGCAGTGGACAGAACCGCTCTATCCCATTTTTAACCCATGCATTGATATGAACGGAGTCAACACACAGCCTCTTACCTTGTTTTGGATAAAGGACCCCTGGGATTGGCATACACGTGAGGAGAAAAGTGAACTCACAGGAACCATTTAA
- the LOC120443313 gene encoding E3 ubiquitin-protein ligase TRIM39-like isoform X2, protein MGTMEETLKCPVCQDFFIDPVTLQCGHDFCLTCIQAVWETDLSDEGPFFCPECQIFLPSDLTLKVNADLQTKVKDFTTKTLSAAEQQAAASTSETKSSSAICCDQCIEMPSVAIRTCLTCDASLCQAHALLHQQRSALREHTVVEVTSDPLSLKCREHRDELKLFCMEEKVPVCCLCVLVGTHKHHKASQLHEAKADFKSMLETTMNQLLKRRSEAEHAIKDLESLYTQTVTSAAEFRERISDKYSRIHVVLNGDERLMMQIIDAEETCMTEWLEAQRSIVEAQIKEIDAFRASSKSLLQETNDLRFLQQITSQNLCDPLDFAPIREVNRDLCDPEKLRTVERLVDELSVALSQHFPRMWSYFKTAHPKLELSQDRKQVYWRRQPFGEGQSPQPYDSQYSVLAQESFTGGQHYWEVIVQDKPFWMIGVTTGSVDKKASLSQSSSSLGVNNTSWCIYYGDGQYLACHDTQEKQLSVGKRVRKLGILANLQKGELSFYDADAMRLLHSFCVQWTEPLYPIFNPCIDMNGVNTQPLTLFWIKDPWDWHTREEKSELTGTI, encoded by the exons ATGGGGACCATGGAGGAAACTTTGAAGTGTCCTGTGTGCCAGGATTTCTTCATTGATCCTGTGACGCTGCAGTGCGGACATGACTTCTGCCTCACCTGTATACAGGCTGTCTGGGAAACCGATCTGTCTGATGAGGGGCCTTTCTTCTGCCCAGAGTGTCAGATATTTCTCCCCTCTGACCTCACTCTGAAGGTAAATGCAGACCTTCAGACCAAAGTAAAGGACTTCACCACTAAGACGCTGtcagcagcagagcagcaagCAGCAGCTTCAACTAGTGAAACTAAATCATCATCAGctatctgctgtgaccagtgCATAGAGATGCCATCAGTAGCCATAAGAACCTGCCTGACTTGCGATGCTTCGCTGTGCCAGGCTCACGCCCTGCTCCACCAACAGAGGTCTGCTCTAAGGGAGCACACAGTGGTGGAGGTGACCAGTGATCCACTGTCTCTGAAGTGCAGGGAGCACCGCGATGAGCTTAAGCTCTTCTGTATGGAGGAAAAGGTAcctgtgtgctgtttgtgtgtcctgGTTGGCACGCACAAACATCACAAAGCCTCTCAACTGCACGAAGCCAAAGCAGACTTTAAG AGTATGCTTGAGACCACAATGAACCAACTACTAAAGAGGAGAAGTGAAGCCGAACATGCCATCAAAGACCTGGAGTCACTGTATACACAAACAGTG acctctgctgcagagtttagAGAGAGAATCTCCGACAAGTACAGCAGAATCCACGTCGTGCTGAATGGCGATGAGCGTCTGATGATGCAGATTATAGACGCAGAGGAGACATGCATGACAGAGTGGCTGGAGGCCCAGAGGAGCATCGTAGAGGCTCAGATCAAAGAGATAGATGCATTCAGAGCCTCCAGCAAATCCCTTCTCCAGGAAACCAATGATCTCCGGTTCCTGCAG cAAATCACATCACAGAATCTTTG tgATCCCTTGGATTTTGCTCCAATCCGAGAAGTAAACAGAGACCTCTGTGACCCTGAGAAGCTGAGAACAGTAGAGAGGCTGGTGGATGAACTCTCGGTGGCTCTGTCACAACATTTTCCACGAATGTGGTCAT ACTTCAAAACAGCTCATCCAAAGCTGGAGTTATCCCAAGACAGAAAACAAGTTTACTGGAGGCGCCAACCTTTCGGTGAAGGACAGAGCCCTCAGCCATATGACTCACAGTATAGCGTCCTTGCTCAGGAGAGTTTTACAGGTGGCCAGCACTACTGGGAAGTCATTGTCCAAGACAAGCCCTTCTGGATGATAGGTGTGACCACGGGGTCAGTCGATAAAAAAGCCAGTTTAAGCCAGAGTTCTTCCAGTCTGGGTGTAAATAACACATCTTGGTGCATCTACTATGGAGACGGACAGTACCTGGCGTGCCACGATACTCAGGAAAAGCAGCTGTCAGTTGGAAAGAGAGTCAGAAAGCTAGGCATACTTGCAAACCTCCAGAAGGGGGAGCTGTCATTCTATGATGCCGACGCTATGAGGCTGCTTCACTCCTTCTGTGTGCAGTGGACAGAACCGCTCTATCCCATTTTTAACCCATGCATTGATATGAACGGAGTCAACACACAGCCTCTTACCTTGTTTTGGATAAAGGACCCCTGGGATTGGCATACACGTGAGGAGAAAAGTGAACTCACAGGAACCATTTAA